One segment of Balaenoptera ricei isolate mBalRic1 chromosome 8, mBalRic1.hap2, whole genome shotgun sequence DNA contains the following:
- the TMPRSS13 gene encoding LOW QUALITY PROTEIN: transmembrane protease serine 13 (The sequence of the model RefSeq protein was modified relative to this genomic sequence to represent the inferred CDS: deleted 1 base in 1 codon), translating into MALEEGRGTGLASSALLFIHRITSHVPTGFPAHLVRAGRQPSSPLFLTCLGSQTWIFPSTSAEAGGFTPSETMDGDSHLNASPARTPPARASLACACPARVPPSRSTPGRSSSAMSASMTSSPTRVFLVRATPVRAVPVQPSPNRSTPAARATRAESPGINLPKFTRQEGLKRMLLIGCIFLFIALVVLLIVLFYFWQGHIGIKYKEPVESCPKQAVRCDGVVDCKLKSDELGCVRFDWDTSLLKFYSGSSHKWLPICSDSWNDFYSKKICQQLGFKSAYRTAKVTNRNFDSSFSISKYSSTFQESIYRSECPSQQYVALQCSHCGLRAMTGRIVGGALAPESKWPWQVSLQYAHTHICGGTLIDAQWVLTAAHCFFINPEKILEGWKVYAGTNNLHQLPEGASIAQIIINSNYTDSKDDYDIALMRLSEPLTLTAHVHPACLPMHGQTFSLNETCWVTGFGKTKETDERTSPFLREVQVNLIDYKKCNNELVYNSYLTPRMMCAGDLQGGRDSCQGDSGGPLICEQNHHWYLAGVTSWGVGCGQRNKPGVYTKVTEVLHWIYSKMESETRFQKA; encoded by the exons ATGGCCTTGGAGGAGGGGCGAGGGACAGGTCTGGCTAGTTCTGCCCTGTTGTTCATACACAGGATTACCTCACATGTCCCAACTGGCTTCCCCGCCCATCTGGTGAGGGCTGGCCGTCAGCCCTCCAGCCCCCTTTTCCTTACCTGCCTGGGAAGCCAAACATGGATCTTCCCGTCAACATCAGCTGAGGCTGGAGGCTTCACCCCCTCC GAGACCATGGACGGAGACAGCCACCTG AATGCCTCCCCAGCAAGGACGCCTCCAGCCCGGGCATCGCTGGCCTGTGCGTGCCCAGCCCGGGTACCACCTTCCAGGTCAACGCCCGGCAGGTCATCGTCTGCCATGTCAGCCTCCATGACATCGTCTCCAACGAGAGTATTCCTTGTTCGAGCCACACCAGTGAGGGCCGTACCTGTCCAGCCATCTCCTAACAGGTCCACACCAGCTGCCAGGGCCACCAGGGCCGAGAGCCCAG GTatcaacttgcccaagttcaccagGCAGGAGGGCCTGAAGCGTATGCTGCTCATCGGATGTATCTTCCTCTTCATCGCCCTCGTGGTGTTGCTCATCGTTCTCT TCTACTTCTGGCAGGGCCACATAGGGATCAAGTACAAGGAGCCGGTAGAGAGCTGCCCCAAGCAGGCTGTGCGCTGTGATGGGGTCGTGGACTGTAAGCTGAAGAGCGACGAGCTGGGCTGTG TGAGGTTTGACTGGGACACGTCTCTGCTTAAATTCTACTCTGGATCCTCCCATAAGTGGCTTCCCATCTGCAGTGACAGCTGGAATGATTTCTACTCGAAGAAGATCTGCCAGCAGCTGGGTTTCAAGAG CGCTTACCGGACAGCCAAGGTGACCAATAGGAATTTTGACAGCAGTTTCTCAATCTCCAAATATAGCTCCACCTTCCAGGAGAGCATCTACAG GTCTGAATGCCCTTCCCAGCAATATGTGGCTCTCCAGTGTTCCC ACTGTGGACTGAGGGCCATGACCGGGCGGATCGTGGGCGGGGCGCTGGCCCCAGAGAGCAAGTGGCCTTGGCAAGTTAGTCTGCAGTATGCCCACACCCACATTTGCGGGGGCACGCTGATCGATGCCCAGTGGGTTCTCACCGCCGCCCACTGCTTCTTCAT AAACCCGGAGAAGATCCTGGAGGGCTGGAAGGTGTACGCGGGCACCAACAACCTGCACCAGCTGCCCGAGGGAGCCTCCATTGCCCAGATCATTATCAACAGCAACTACACGGACAGCAAGGACGACTATGACATCGCCCTCATGCGGCTCTCTGAGCCCCTGACTCTGACCG CACACGTCCACCCTGCCTGCCTCCCCATGCATGGACAGACCTTCAGCCTCAATGAGACCTGCTGGGTCACAGGCTTCGGCAAGACCAAGGAGACAGATG AGAGGACATCCCCCTTCCTCCGGGAGGTGCAGGTCAACCTCATCGACTACAAGAAGTGTAACAACGAGTTGGTCTACAACAGCTACCTCACCCCGAGGATGATGTGTGCGGGGGACCTGCAAGGAGGGAGAGACTCCTGCCAG GGAGACAGTGGGGGGCCCCTGATCTGCGAGCAGAACCACCACTGGTATCTGGCAGGGGTCACCAGCTGGGGCGTGGGCTGTGGCCAGAGAAACAAACCCGGCGTGTACACCAAAGTGACGGAAGTCCTCCACTGGATATACAGCAAGATGGAG AGTGAGACACGCTTCCAGAAAGCCTAA
- the LOC132369610 gene encoding large ribosomal subunit protein uL22-like: protein MVPSSLDPEKPTKSCKSRGSNLRVHFKNTRETAQAIKGMHIRKATKYLKDGTLKRQRVPFRRYNGGVGRCAQAKQWGWTQCRWPRRSAEFLLNMLKNAESNADLKGLDVDSLVIKYIQVNKAPKMRRRTYRACGWINPYMSSPCHIEMILTEKEQIVPKPEKEVAQKKISQKKLKKQKLMAQE, encoded by the coding sequence ATGGTTCCCTCTTCACTTGACCCAGAAAAGCCCACAAAATCATGCAAGTCAAGAGGTTCAAATCTTCGTGTTCACTTTAAGAACACTCGTGAAACTGCCCAGGCCATTAAGGGTATGCATATCCGAAAAGCTACCAAGTATCTGAAGGATGGCACTTTAAAGAGGCAACGTGTGCCATTCCGTCGTTACAATGGTGGAGTTGGTAGGTGTGCCCAGGCCAAACAGTGGGGCTGGACGCAGTGTCGGTGGCCCAGAAGGAGTGCTGAATTTTTACTGAACATGCTCAAAAATGCAGAGAGTAATGCTGATCTTAAGGGCTTAGATGTAGATTCTCTGGTCATTAAGTACATCCAGGTGAACAAAGCCCCCAAGATGCGGCGCAGGACTTACAGAGCTTGTGGTTGGATCAACCCATACATGAGCTCTCCCTGCCACATTGAGATGATCcttactgaaaaagaacagattgttCCTAAACCAGAAAAGGAGGTTGCCCAGAAGAAGATATcccagaagaaactgaagaaacaaaaacttatggcCCAGgaataa